In Cryptomeria japonica chromosome 1, Sugi_1.0, whole genome shotgun sequence, the sequence AGAATAAAtctgaaaagaaaaatacaaaaaacaaataaataaaaaaataaaacaaatataaaacaaaataaatatatgCTTTCATTTTATCTAttacaaattaattattttttatttaagagaAAAAATATTTAAGAATTCAAACCATTACATAAAagacaaatttaaaaaatatatatatattaacatctACAAATAAAATTTGTTAAGAAAGCGAGTACAGAGATTCTGATGGTGCTTTGAAATAGATCAGATAATGATTCACATTTCTCAGGCTTCAGTTCTGATTATACCAGGTCAATGCCATCCTCCATACATCTCAATCTCTCAACATTATGTAGAAAGGGTTTACTGAAGGAAGCGCTACATATTCTGCTTACCACTCACAATCCCCCTGTACGGTATTCTATATATCTTCAACTATTGCAGATCTGCATTGCCAAGAATGTGCTCTCAGAAGGCAAAAAAATCCACTCTTTAATCACTGAAAGGCAATTTGCATTTGTTACAAGAACAAGTTTTCATAATAAGCTTGTCGATATGTATGGCAAGTGTGGGAGTTTGGTTGATGCTGGTAAAGTTTTTGATGACATGAAAGCGCCAAACAGCGGGTCGTGGAATGCCATCATTGCAGCTTACAGAAGACATGGGTATCCTCACGAAGCATTCAAACTTTTTCACCAAATGCAACGAACAGGTTTTCAGCCTAATTCATTCACCTTTACCAGCAtgctccctgcctgtgccaaattAAGAGCTTTAAAACCGGGTTTGGAATTCCATGAAAGTATAATAGAAATGggatttttgtcagatgttgtagttgcaagtgcCTTGTTAGACATGTATGGAAAATGTGGAAGCTTGCACAAGGCACGTCAGCTGTTTGAAAAAATTCCTCAAAAAAATGTGGTCTCTTGGAATGCGATGATTGTAGCGTATGTACAAAATGGTCATCTTAACGAGGCTCTGAAGCTTTTCGCAGAAATGCCTGAAAAAAACCCCACCTCATGGAATGCCATGGTTGCAGGCTATGCACGATATGGATTTGTGGAAAAAGCCTTGGAGACATATAAGCTAATGGAATTGGCTCGGGTAAAGCCAAAgcctacaacctttgccagcattctcCCTTGTTGTGCCAAATTAGGAGCTTTGgatcagggtatggacatccataagAGCATAATTGAAAGTGGTTTTTTGTCGgatgttgtagttgtgaatgcACTGATAGATATGTATGCGAAGTGTGGAAGCATAGaaaaggcacgtgaactgtttgacgaaatgcctcaaagagatgtgatTTCATGGAATGCTTTGATTGCAGGATATACACAAAGTGGCGCTCTTGATCAGGCTTTATCACTTTTTAAAGAAATGCCTCAacgaaatgttgtctcatggaatgTGATGATTGCAGCATATGCACACAATGGGTTTTCTGAAGAGGCTTTggaaacttttaagcaaatgcaattggcagatgTAAAGCCAGATTCCGTCACTTTTGTTAGCGTCCTCCCACTCTGTAGCAAACTGGAATCATTAGAACAgggtatggatatccatcaaagaataattaaaaatgGATTTTTATCAGTTGTCATCGTTGCAAATTCCcttatagacatgtatgcaaaatgcggAAGTATACACAAGGCGCGTGTACTGTTTGACCAAATGCTTCAAAGAGACGTTGTCtcgtggaatgcaatgattgccGGATATTCACAAAGTGGCGACCTTGACCAGGTTTTAAGGCTTTTCGcagaaatgcctcaaagaaatgtggtctcttGGAATGCAATGATGGCAGGCTATGTACAAAATGGGTTTGTGGAAAAGGCCTTGGAAGCATTTAATCAAATGCGATTGGCAGGTTTAAAGCCGAATTctgcaacctttgccagcatcctcccggCTTGTGCTGAAATGGGAGCCCTGGAACATGGTATTGGCATCCATCAAATCATAGTTGAAAGTGGGGTTCTgacagatgttgtagttgcaagtgccctgctagacatgtatgcaaaatgtggaagcatacacaaggcacgtgaactgtttgacaaaatgcctacaAGAAATGTCATATCATGGAATGCTATGATTTCAGGATATGCACATAATGGGTTTTGCAAGGATTCTCTAAAACTCTTTGAACTTATGAAGCACTCTGAAACATACCCTGACCATGTAAGTTTCGCTGGTGTTTTAGTTGCTTGCAGTCATGCGGGTTTAGTGGATGAGGGCTGTAAACACTTCAATGGCATGAGTGATACTTACTGCATTGTGCCTACAATTGATCACTATGTGTGCATTGTTGACCTTCTTGGTCGTGC encodes:
- the LOC131073523 gene encoding pentatricopeptide repeat-containing protein At2g13600: MPSSIHLNLSTLCRKGLLKEALHILLTTHNPPVRYSIYLQLLQICIAKNVLSEGKKIHSLITERQFAFVTRTSFHNKLVDMYGKCGSLVDAGKVFDDMKAPNSGSWNAIIAAYRRHGYPHEAFKLFHQMQRTGFQPNSFTFTSMLPACAKLRALKPGLEFHESIIEMGFLSDVVVASALLDMYGKCGSLHKARQLFEKIPQKNVVSWNAMIVAYVQNGHLNEALKLFAEMPEKNPTSWNAMVAGYARYGFVEKALETYKLMELARVKPKPTTFASILPCCAKLGALDQGMDIHKSIIESGFLSDVVVVNALIDMYAKCGSIEKARELFDEMPQRDVISWNALIAGYTQSGALDQALSLFKEMPQRNVVSWNVMIAAYAHNGFSEEALETFKQMQLADVKPDSVTFVSVLPLCSKLESLEQGMDIHQRIIKNGFLSVVIVANSLIDMYAKCGSIHKARVLFDQMLQRDVVSWNAMIAGYSQSGDLDQVLRLFAEMPQRNVVSWNAMMAGYVQNGFVEKALEAFNQMRLAGLKPNSATFASILPACAEMGALEHGIGIHQIIVESGVLTDVVVASALLDMYAKCGSIHKARELFDKMPTRNVISWNAMISGYAHNGFCKDSLKLFELMKHSETYPDHVSFAGVLVACSHAGLVDEGCKHFNGMSDTYCIVPTIDHYVCIVDLLGRAGYLEETLNFVIKIPVNPVAVVWMCLLGACRSHKNVELGLFTATLLFEMDPKNDAAYVLLSNIYAEVGRWSEVQKVRKLMKDRGIKKIPASSWIEDHKMLHAFCVGNDSHSQIQEL